The stretch of DNA GCCGTCGGGTTCCGCGTGCACACGAACGTGTTCGCGGTCCTCGCCGGGATCGGGATCGTCCTGCTGTTTGCGTACTCGCTGTCGTGGACCTTCGCCGGCGTCGGGTTGGCGGTCGGCGATCCGGAGACGGCGCAGGCGGCGTCCTTCCCGATCGTCTTCCCGCTGATCTTCGCCTCGTCGCTGTTCATCCCGGTCGCGTCGATGCCCACGTGGCTGCAGGGGTTCGCCGAGCATCAGCCCGTCTCGGTGACGGCCTCGGCGGTTCGGGCGCTGATGATCGGGGGTGAGACGGCGACGTACGTCGTGCAATCGCTCGCCTGGATCGTTGTCATCATCGCCATTGCGGCGCCGCTCGCCGTTCGGAAGTACCGCCGGACGATCTAGCAGCAGCGACGGCCACGGGCGGAGCAACGTCGGGGCGAGGCGTCAGCCTGGGCGGGCGGTCATTCCGGGCAGCTGTTGGCGCCGCACGGCCCGCGGCGCCCGCGCTGCCCGCGGCGCCCGCGCTGCCCGCGCTGCCCGCAGCGACCCGCACGGCGCGCGGCAGCGCACGGCCCGCGGCAGCGCACGGCCCGCGGCGGCGCGGGGCGTGGCAAGCTTTCGCATCGTGGATCAGCGCATCGGCCACCAGATCGGCGACCTCGCCGAGGTGCTCGCCAACCTCGGCGTGTTCAGGATGCACCCGGAGGACGTCATCGCCCTCTGCCCGTCGGGGTTCCGACGGGTGCCGATCAACCAGGGCTCGGACCACTACCTCTCGTTGCAGGGGTTCGCGCCCGGGCAGATCGCTTACGCGCACACCCATCCCGACTCGGAGGAGTGGATCGTGGTGCTGCGCGGCGGAGGTCGCGCGCTCCTTGCCGAGAATCCCGTCCCGCTCGCGCCCGGCGTGATCATCGGTCGGGCGGCGGCGCACCCGCACGGGTTCGTGAGCGACGACGGCGGGCCGCTGCACATGATCTCGTTGCAGGTCCCGCGGCCGTCCGAGAAGACGACGACCTGGGACCAGCCCGGCGAGACGACCGATCCTGCCGACTGCGCGGTGGGCGGGACGTGTCGGCGGTGCTCCCGATGCGGCGGGCACAGCGCAAACGCGCGCGCCCGCATCTTCGTCTGCGAGAACTGCAACTTCGAGCTGTAGGTCCCGCGTCAGCCTCGACGGCTTTCGGCTCCGCCGACCGCCCGCGCGAGCTGTGCCTTGGTCATCTTCGACCGGCCCTTGATGCCCTTGCGCTTCGCCGCCTCGTACAGCTGATCGCGCGTCCGACCGCCCGGTCCGCTGTGCGAGCGAAGCCCGCCGCGCCGACCCGACGACACGTCCTTCTTCGAGAGACGGCTGGCCGTCTTGGCTTCACCCGTGCGCGCCCGCTCCTTGTTGACGGTCGCCGCGGCGATCCGCTCTGCGGTGTCCTCGCTCCGGCCGCCCCTCTTCAGGCCCTTCTTGATGTGCTCGTACTGCCGTTCGCGCTTCGTGCTCCACGCCTTTTGCGGCATCCGTCGCACCTCCGTGTCGTTCTCGTTCTTCGCCTTCCAAAACCAGATGGTCAATGGCGACACGTACTCATTGGTGCGTGTACCCCGCGCACCCACTGGTGAAGCACGACTCGCGGGCTTCTTGCCTGTCCGCGATGCGGCCCGGCAGGCTGCCCAGCCGGTTCAGCCGGCGGGTTGCCTGGCTGGTTCAGCCGATTAAGGGACGTGGCGTGACGTAGATGCCGCTACGGCGGCGCCCGATCCGCGGGCTCGAGCACCGAGCCGTCCGCTCGGTAGAACCGCGGCAGGCCGTCCACGATCTCCACCGAGAAACGCTTGTGGTGGGTCAGCCGGTGGTGTCGCCGGCACAGCAGCACGAGGTTCGACAGTGCGGTCGGACCACCGTTGGTCCAGTGGACAACGTGGTGCGGATCGCACCACGAGGGTGGTCTCCCGCAGTCGGGGAAGGCACATCCACCGTCCCTGACGAGGAGCGCCTTGCGGATCCACGGCGGGGTTATCCGGGTGGTCCGTCCCACGTCGAGCGGTCTCGAGCCGGCGTCGGTGATCACCCGAGTGACCTGGGCGTCACACGCCCACATCAGCGCGTCCGCCGCGGAGATCGCGCCGACGTCTGCAAGCCGCCCGCCAAGGCGCGCCCCGGCGGACCGAGCGGTGCCCGGCGCGCTCCTTCCTCCACCCAGGCTCTCGACATCGATGGTGACGATGACGTGCGGACGCTCCCCGGCCACGGTCGGCCGGCCCGAGGAGTCCAGCCACTGGCGGCAGATCGCCCCCAAGGCGTCGGCGCGACGGCGGGCGGGTGAGCGGGTGTCGGTCCGGTCGTTCGAGCGCATCTCCGCATCCTGGACGGCCCGGAGCGCGGTGATCATTAGTTGCGTGGTGTCGGCGTTCAGATCGCCGGCGAGCTTGCCCCGACCGCGCAGCGTCGGTGAGAGATAGAGCTCCTGGCGATCGTCGTCGGCCTCATCGGCGTGGTCGTGGCGCCACCGCGTCACTGTGGCCTTGAGTTCCTCGACAGGCATCGTTCTCGCCGCGTCGACGAGCTGCGCTTCCGAGCGCGAGAACGCTTCGGGCGACGCGTCACGGGCGTGCGCGAGCAATGACACCGCCGACGAGGAGACATCGCCAGAGGCAAGCGCATCAGCGGCAACCGGCATCGCCTCCAACGTCCGAGCCATTCGGACGTGACTGGCCGTCCGTCGACGGCGCTAAACGATGTCTCGCGGTCAGCCATGAGGCCAGCGAAAGGTGGCCGTCGCGTGCATACGTGTCCCGTCGCTCCAGTTCGGCGACCCGGCGGCCACGCTCGACCTCGAATACGCGCGTGGCGTGTTCGAGCTCGTCGAGGTCGGATGCGATTTGCTCCTCACTCAGTGCGAACACGTCCGTGGACCGGAGTTCATCGAGCGCAGATCGAAGCGTGCTCATCGCACGAACGACGATAGGCAACGCGCGTTCTCGCCGCAGTGAGCTAGGTCACACCGCCGATGAAATGGGCCCGATGAGCGAACTGCGGCGCAGCTCGGGGGATACGGGCGGCCCTGAACTCGCGGACTCAGATATCGAAGTCGAGCCCG from Actinomycetota bacterium encodes:
- a CDS encoding cupin domain-containing protein — translated: MDQRIGHQIGDLAEVLANLGVFRMHPEDVIALCPSGFRRVPINQGSDHYLSLQGFAPGQIAYAHTHPDSEEWIVVLRGGGRALLAENPVPLAPGVIIGRAAAHPHGFVSDDGGPLHMISLQVPRPSEKTTTWDQPGETTDPADCAVGGTCRRCSRCGGHSANARARIFVCENCNFEL
- a CDS encoding plasmid stabilization protein codes for the protein MPQKAWSTKRERQYEHIKKGLKRGGRSEDTAERIAAATVNKERARTGEAKTASRLSKKDVSSGRRGGLRSHSGPGGRTRDQLYEAAKRKGIKGRSKMTKAQLARAVGGAESRRG
- a CDS encoding HNH endonuclease signature motif containing protein, whose translation is MRKALLVRDGGCAFPDCGRPPSWCDPHHVVHWTNGGPTALSNLVLLCRRHHRLTHHKRFSVEIVDGLPRFYRADGSVLEPADRAPP